Below is a window of Musa acuminata AAA Group cultivar baxijiao chromosome BXJ3-11, Cavendish_Baxijiao_AAA, whole genome shotgun sequence DNA.
CTTCGGCACCACTTGAGGTGTTGAGAAAGCTGATTCAGGGAACTCTACTTTGTTGGACATGTTGTTGGAAACTCGCAAATTGGAGAAATAGAAGCTCTGAAGCTGCCTTAAGTTTAGCTGAACTAATTGTTTCAAATCAGGCATTGTCAGGATAAAGGAAGCGGATGATGCATTCTGCATGAACAGGTAGGGCATGTTTCTTGTGAAACAGATGCCATGATTATTGACATCCAAAATGAGGCGAAAGGtggctatcttgatgaaaagTACTTTGTTCTGGTGCGGAAGGATCTGTTATTGTTCcttggataaaaaataaaaaggtttGTATGATAATTGATTCTAGGGTGTAATGCGAAGCCCATAGATGTGCACTTTAAGAAAAATAATCGTGATATGTATCACGTTTAGTATTATTTCTAATCATGCTCAACATTATTTTATTTGAGaaaaatatgtaaaaatataaagcactggaaaaataaaaataatcgtAACAAGATTTTAAAGGGTTTTGAAGCAATTCTAGAGTTTCAACTAAAAAGTAAATTATGttattatgaatatatatatatatatatatatagtcttctTTTGTAAAAAGATTATTTTGTCATTGGCTCTATTGTATCAGTCATTGTCTCCACGGTCTTATCTTTTCGTTTATCCTTAGTTGTTTTTATCTTTGCGTGTATTTCTTCTTCTATCCTTTGCTCATTGTATCTGTGATAATCGAAGAGGGCGAAAGAGGATCTATAATCCCTCCATACATGTTCTCTCCACCCTTCACTCATATTTACGATGATCAAAGAGAGTGGAAGAAGATCGTTGAGAACCCACCCATTGGGCAAAAATCGTAGTTCCCATTGGTCAACGACCATAGTTGGTTGAGGATTGTGTCTTATCTCGTCACAACTCTCTCTACTAAAGGACGATGATGGAACCACGGAAACAATAGCTGAAAAGTGGATTTGTACACAAAGGTTACCGACAAGGATGATGAACAACCAAGGGTTTGTGCGAGGAGGTGTGGGCAACCAGAGGCATAAGATTAAAATTATCTAAAGAAGGGGTgctcattttttaaaataagagCGTTTTATAAAAATTTCTCAAAACTAAATTTTTTttcgagaatatatatatatatatatatatatagacacacacacacacatgaaaaTATACAAAGAAAATTAGCAGAGATAGAGGTAGATAAGAATTtacttgaaactataaataaagatttaaatactttttaatttaattaataatattattttacataaattttaattataatataaatttcatATAGCTGATCGAAAATAATTGAGACAAACTTGATATCATCATCAAAGATAAATAATTTTGAAAGtgataatatgtatatacatatatgaaacATACCCAAAACTCTATTATTTTGAGTTTCATGAATCTTATTTTCCTTTTGAGTCTCATGGTTTGTTCCTTTTGGTTGGGATATTGAATGAGTTGGATTCTTGCAGTTGGATGGAATTGCATAATTCTCATAATTTTTACTAGTATAAAAAAAGTgccaaaatttaaaatataaatacatttatgctatattattTGCAAAGACAAATGTGACTTCTTCCAGTCCTCGTCATCATCACCATCTCGGGTCGGCGAGTTGAGGTCCAACTTGGGCCTCTTCTTGAGCTCGCCTATGACCGGCACGTGCACGGCACACCTCGGGCACCTGGGGTCCACCGACGAGACGAGCACGTAGAGGAGGCACACCGGGCACCCGGCGACcgtcatcgccgccgccgcccgcCCCCGCTCGCCCATCAGCGACCCGGGGCCGGGGCCATCCTCTTCCGGCGCACGCCGCTTGATCaccgagaaggaggaggaggtggtggtggtcgaCGAGGAGCGCGGCGAAGGGGAGCCGTCGGATCGGCGGGTCGCGCGCTCGAGGGCGGACTTCACCTTCTCCAGGGTGCAGACACTCTGGTACGCCGAgggcgcgggcgccgccgccgccgcgtccGGCTGCGGGACGAGGGCGGCGGTGGATGGTGGAGGTAGCGCGAGGTTGAGATTGTGGAGACAGGAGGGAACCGGATCAGGGTCGCGCTTCTCGAGGTAGGTCTTTCCATGCTGCAATTGATCGAGAATTAGGGACTTAGAGGATAAGAAAGAATG
It encodes the following:
- the LOC103972561 gene encoding uncharacterized protein LOC103972561 — translated: MIWERRLMAAEVSSLSRMLRGYEEEGEGKRELVTRDLLGGGGAVLGSAEVGLELRVPMGWERRFDLLHGKTYLEKRDPDPVPSCLHNLNLALPPPSTAALVPQPDAAAAAPAPSAYQSVCTLEKVKSALERATRRSDGSPSPRSSSTTTTSSSFSVIKRRAPEEDGPGPGSLMGERGRAAAAMTVAGCPVCLLYVLVSSVDPRCPRCAVHVPVIGELKKRPKLDLNSPTRDGDDDEDWKKSHLSLQII